The segment GGGCTAAAAGACAccctgtgattaaaaaaaaaaaaaaaaaaagtggaataaatATAAGGAATTATCCAAGGTAACACCCAAACAGGTAGAATGTAAACACTTCGGTCTGACAGCCTCTACCCTGGGTGTGCCTTTCCTGCTCAGTTCCTTGAGCCtagagctctgctcctgctgggccCTATACAGGTCTCTGTACGCCTCCAGATCTCCTGCCTAGCCCGGAGAGGCTGTGCAGCTGGGATTTGGAAAAATACGTAATTCCATATGCTGTAAAAATAACCGTCCTGCTCCGCAATGGGGCCGTGTGAAGGCCAAATATGTGCAGTGGATGCAGTCCAAATTTTCGAGCATGTATTGGACTACTTTCTCCAAGAGACAGTTTTACCAAAATTGATGTACCAAGCTCTAATTTAGTCCGTTGCTGCTCTATTATGGGTGAGCATCTGTCCTAAATTTACTTGAATGGCAGTCGAAGCACTAAATATGCTGCTTAATGGCTCTGGTTTATGTATGgatgttttcaaatgcattagCGTCCTGCTAGGAGCAGATGGTTGCAGGCTGGCAAATTGTTTCACTCTGCGTGGCGTTTACTGGCGAGAGAGCAGCCTGCTGTGGACTACTTTTCTGAGCCTGGTAATAGGAGCCGAGTAAAACTGAGTACATATCAGATTCACAGCCCTTGTTTCTCTAACCTCTTGGACTGAGCTCCAGAATTGTGAAGTCCTCAGACGCTCTCTGGCCCCTCGTGCAGGATAGAGAAGTCCCTTTCCCGACTGAATCTCAGCCTGTGCACAAGGTGCAGTGCTCTCTTTGCGCTGGACATTTGATTTGCTATGATAAATCCTCCTGTTCCCTTACCAGCAGGCTCGCAGGAGAACCGAGAGGAGCTGGGGCATCTTTGGTCCGGCTCCGTCCCTCGGAGACCCCCGGGGGTCTGCTCTCCGGTACCCTGCTCTGCGCTGCTCGACTCTGTGTCACCGGGCTGCCGTGGGGCTGTTTAACTCAGAACAGCCGTCCCTGCCCTTTTGCGTAGTGAGTGCTCCCGGCCGCCGCGcttactggaaggctgctgtgctTGGGAAGTGCTGCTGAGAGCTTTTCCTGGCCGTGCGTTATCCCAGCCCCTGCGAATGCCAGGGAGTGTGTTTGCGTTGCCGCATCGATCCGGTTAACCGGCCGGCACCCTGGAGGGTCCCTCCTTTGCCATGGAGCTTGTGAATGATTAGGAAGCTGTTCAGACAAAGCGGTGGGGTTATTTAGCATAGCACCCGTGTAGTCCTTTGGGCAAAACAAAGCCTGGGAGTACTAGGTGTGCATTTTTTACAGACTTGCCTGCTGGGATCCCGCAGGCTGGTGGCACGACCCAGGCTGCTTTCTGGTTTCCTTCCTTCTGAAGTTCCTAGCTGGCAGCAGGCTTCTGCAGGGCAAGCACGTAGCTGTTCTGTGGCAGGTGGCCTTGGGAGCGCCGGTTTGGCTTCCTCAGCTGATCCGGAAGAGAGCTGGGCCCCTCTGGGCTGCCCCTTGGCCATGGTGGGTGCCGTGGGCTGCGGTGGGGAGGGCTCTGGGCTGCGtggtcctggggctgctgggcgcTTGGGATGGAGCCAGCTGGGCAGCGGTGGCCAAGGCTGTGGCATGCCAGCCTGCCCGGAGTGTGGCCGTGCAAGGTTGTGTGACCCAGAGGATGTAATCGGTATGTGTAAACTTGAAGCGGTGTGCCTTTTCCACGTGGGCACAGCCGCCCGATTTGCTGTGGGAATGGTCCTCTTGTGTGGCTGCAGTCACATGCCGGGGTTTGTCGGGGTGACTCTGGAACCTGTTCCACAGGCTTGCGGTGGTTTTTACTATCGAAAGCTCCCAGGAATGTTTAGAGGGTTGAATATTTGCAGTCTTCAGCAGCGCGCTGGAGTCCGAGCTCCAGATCGTGGGTGCTGATACCCAGGGACCTGGAGTCCTGCTGGTACGTGATTCATCCCTGCTCACAAAACAGATTCGTTTGCTGAGGGCTGAACGTAACCTTCAGTAAATGAGGGCATGGCACTTGCTAGGACAAggtgacattttttatttgcagcagtACCTGTGGTTTCCCTGAAAGGCAAGAATAAGCAGGTAAGGTTAATACTGTGAAACAGCTCTGTGCGCTCCTGTTTTCTGGTACTCTTAGCAGCAAGCTATCAAGCTGCCCCCAGGTGCTGCAACGTTGCTTAAATTACTGGAGACGGCTGCCTTCAAGAGGAAATGGGGCAGGAGGTTGGTGACATGGCTCCAGAGCTCGGGGAACAGGTGGACAAATCTGTGTCCTGGTCTGCTCATGCAGGACCTGGCTGTTGCAGAGCTACGGCAGTCCTCAGAGGTGAGGGAAGGTGTCGCTGCCCTCCCAGATCCACAGGACGGTTTGCTGAAGGGGACTTGCAGCTGTTCGCTGCGTGCTGTCACCCAGGGCCTCTGTCAGACTCTGCTAGGGCTGCTCTAAACAGCAAACAAACGGAGATCCTCAGAGacagagctggaggaaaagaCCAGgctgaggaagcagagaaagggaagtaTTTCTTTCATCTCGCCTCTAGTTTTTCTAAGAGTTTTTGGGAGAACAGTTGTGTGGTCCTTGAACGTGATTTCTGGGAAATCCAGATAATACGAAGGTAGTGTCTGGCAGATGTCTTTGCCGTGGAATGAACCCACaaggtgctgtgctggtgagtgcagctggcagcagtaAGACAAAGGGACGGTCTGCAGCTGATCTGAATGGCCCGGTGCGGTGGTTACTGGGAGAAAGAGGGCTCTgtctgccccagcccaggcttTCACCAGGATCTGATCTGACTTTTCTGCTTAGGTTGTTCGCTCTGGGGCTCCGGCAGCAGCTCGGTGAGATGCCCTAGAGAGCCGAACAACAGACAGAATGTGGGTCCTGCGGGGGGATGGATGTCTGCGCATTGCTCTCGTGACGTGTCTCTGCCTAACTTCCTCAGGTGGGATGCAGGACTACAACTACGTGTGGGCCAACTGCTTCGAGATCACCTTGGAGCTGTCCTGCTGCAAATATCCGCCGACCTCCGAGCTTCAGCAGGAGTGGGAAAACAACCGGGAGTCTCTCCTTACTTTCATTGAGAAGGTAGTGGGGGCTGAGACGGGGTGTGGGGGCTACATCTGTGAAAGCCCTGCGTCCCCGGCGGGCTGAGAGCACTGCGTTCAGATGCTCTGGTAGCTTAGCTCGCTGCATGCGGtaacacagctgctgcagttgctgTGTGGAGGTCAGAGGCTACAAAGCTGCTGTTTATCTCTGTGGTTCTGCCACAGTTCCCACATCCTCAGCGATAGCAGAGTTCCTCTGAGAGGGGCCTCGTGGGGCGCAGTGGGATGCAGAGAGGCTGAGAAATGCAGGTGTTGCTACGTAATGCAGAGTACCTGTATGGCCTCAGTGCCTTCAATCTCAGGTCTTCAAAAGCACCAAGCCACGCAGCTGAGACCCTGGCTCACTGATCCATCTTCCAGGCTTTTTCCACATGCCCACGTGTGGGTTGGGTAGGGGACAGTTTAggctgggaagggaggcagCTGCACTTCGTCCCTCAGTATGGCCTGCAACCCTGCTGTGTTCACACTATTCTGTGCCCATGTCAATGAATGAGAGGATTTGCTAGGGAGGATCAgttctgaaaagctgctgccttcccagtGCATGCTGAAATTCCTGTCCTTGCTGCCTGGCCAAGCACTGTCTGAACTTTGGGCTTGTCTCTGCTTGGcagctgtcctgctctgctcttttgGGGATGGGAGGGAAAGGGATTACAGGGTGAGGATGCAGTTGCACTGATGTTTCGTGTCTTCAGCCAGGCCCTTGTATTGTTTTCCTCAGGTCCACATCGGTGTGAAAGGCTTTGTCAGGGATGCCATCACTGGGGCTGGCTTGGAGAACGCGACCATTGTTGTTGCCGGCATCGCTCATAACATCACGGCGGGCAAATTTGGTGACTATCACCGACTGCTCGTGCCTGGGACCTACAACGTGACCGCAGTTGTGATGGGGTAACGTCTCTGTGGCAGCCAGTGTCTGCACTGCTGACTGCTCGTCTTACTTTACGTGATTTCTTCCCCAGGAGCATCTTGTGTGTGTTTAGGGGGCTTGGTTGGAAGCTGCAGCAGTAAAGGACTCTGTGATGGGTTagagctgcagctgtgtttATTCACCCCGTGCCCTGCTGCagtggggagctgctgggtgcaCAGCACTTCTGTCACCTTTGTTTGATTGCTTATATCGACCTCGTCTTGCTTCTGggcaaaaggagagaaaggagtaGGGTCACCCCAGTAAGAGCCTGCGTTGTCTCAAGCCTGGGTGTAAACGTGTCACTTGCAGCTAGCTACCCCTGTGATGCACCCGTGGCTTCTTCCCCATAAACAGGAACTTGTGCCTCTGACACAgcaagggcagcagcacagTTGGGTCCGGTGGCAGTGGGATGAGCCCCATCGGCTTGTTTGCTGGTGAATCTCTCCCCTAGTCCAACATCCCAGTGTGTTCAGGCTGGGAGGAAGAAGCTGGAGAGCGTCCAGTGGAGGTTAAGAGGCTGCAGAGCCTCTTTGCTGAAgccagctcttttttttttcccccccacagTTACGCACCAGTGACCAAAGAGAACGTTGAGGTGAAGGAGGGAGATGCAACAGTAGTGGATTTCTCCTTGCAGCCAACCGTGGTGGCACCAGACCCTAACCTCACGCAGTTCACCGCAACGCCTGCTCCTCTCTCCACCAGCACGCCCTCTGTTGCGCAGGCAGAGCCCCCGGGCACAACCTCTCACCACCAAGCAGTCCAACCCGTGGACTTTCGGCACCATCACTTCTCGGACATGGAGATCTTCCTGCGGCGGTACGCCAACGAGTACCCCAGCATCACCCGCCTCTACTCTGTGGGCAAGTCGGTGGAGCTGCGGGAGCTCTACGTCATGGAGATCTCAGACAACCCCGGCATCCATGAAGCAGGTAACGCTGCAAATTCTCTCTAGCAAGGCACAAATGCAAGCGACAGACCCTTTGCTTTGGGGTgtgggaagggcaggaagggaTGTAGAGCTGGCATCTGTCTGAAGAGAAACTGAGTTCCTCCTCACAGCATGCTTTTTCAGAAGACCAGGCGCAGCGGGTGGCACTGCTGTGAGTTAAGGAGCATTCCTGGGGACAGCTGCATTGGTGGTGGGGCTCTGGGAACAGAAGGACCAAGGGTTCTCCCTGCAGCGGTGTTTGTCCTTTTTGGTGGTGTGATTGCAGAAGGGTATGTTTAAAGTAAATGCCCCCTAGCCTGCAGAAGGGCCTGAGAGTGCAGTGCTCAGGGTGATGAAACGTCTCCAAGCGTTACTGTAGTGGTTATAATTGTCTCTTTGGCGTGGCTGTTTGTCTGCAGGTGAGCCAGAGTTCAAGTATATTGGTAACATGCATGGGAATGAAGTTGTGGGGCGAGAGCTGCTCCTGAACCTCATCGAGTACCTCTGCAAGAACTTCGGCACGGATCCTGAAGTGACTGACTTGGTCCGGAGCACGCGGATCCACGTCATGCCGTCCATGAACCCAGATGGCTACGAGAAGTCCCAGGAAGGTAGTGCTGCCTGCGCTGAAACACCTGGGGGGTTTTAGCTCTGAGAACAAGAGTTGGGGCTCGTGGTACTTCTGAGAAACCTTGCTGGAGCACCAGTGCTTTCTGCCCAGGGAGGATGGGAAGGGACTTGGGGTGTGCTGTGGAGTGAGTGGGCAGACCCCGCGCCGCAGGAAGTGGGTGGCTGGCTGCTTCTTGAAGTGGTCGGAAAGAGCTCTTCCGCTTCAGCAATGCTATATGCTACCCCTGTTTAGGTCCCCTTACGGTTTGTGGCTATCCCAAgggttattaaaaataaagacattccTTTGACACAGCTCATACTTGCTGTGCTTTGGTCCATGCTCTTAGTAACCTGTGATGTGGGAGCCAGGCAGTCTGCAGAGCACTTGTCCAAGGATAATACAGACTTTGATCGTGATGTTGAAATTGGCAAAAACATTCAGGGAAGTCCTTAAAACTGCATGGCTTTTGCAGACTGATAGAACAAAGGCTGTCCAGAACGGTTTTCTGGAATTAGAGCTCTACGTGGGTTTAACAAAGAACTTGTCCAGCTGGTTTGAGAAGGTGAGCTCTGAGGTTTCTGTGGTCGTGACACCCAGCTGCTGGGATTGTTCGTGGTTCACTGCCTTCCTGCTAGCTGTGGCCTGGACACCTTTGGGCACTCTCACTGGAGGAAAGTGTGGGTGTCCTGTCACTGTGGGCTGCAGGAAGCCAGCGCTGTTGTGCTCTCTGCTGGTTTTTGCTAATTGATAGTGTGAAGATCTTCAGCAGTAGGACACAGCCTCCACAGTGAAGGGGGAACTTGTATGGGGCACAAGGCTGAACgtgtgtttcattttcaggagACAGAGGAGGCACCGTTGGcagaaataacagcaacaactaCGACCTGAACCGGAACTTCCCGGATCAGTTCTTCCAGGTGACAGACCCTCCGCAGCCAGAAACGCTTGCTGTCATGAGCTGGTTGAAGACTTACCCGTTCGTGCTTTCAGCAAACCTGCATGGAGGTACGTCAGCCAGCCAGGCTGCTTCCTCAGCACTGAGGTTTGAGGGATGGGGTTTGCAGAGAGATCCCCACTGCAATCAAGGCATGAACAGAGGAGATCGGGCAGAGAGCTCGCAGTCCTAAGTGTACTTGAAGTGGCAGGAGCAAAGGCAGTCAGGTTTCTGCACCAGGGATGAGGCCATTTCCAAAGGACCtatagaaaaaaagagtaaaccAAACCTACTGTTAGTAGGTTGGAGTTCACACTGCTGGAAGCTGGATCAGAAGCTGGGAACAGGTTGAAAGGCATGTCCCCGAGCATGTTTGTAGGGAGCTGAAGAGGCTGCTGGGAGGATCGCCCCTGCTTCTCTGAAGGGAGCACGTGCCCTGGGCAGTAGGTAGCACACTGCCCGCTAAGGGATGGGGCAGGTGGGATGGGCTTTCCTGTCAGCAGCTGGTTCTGTGAATGTGGTAATGCTGTGGCTGCTAGAGGCTTTGTAGTACTTACAAATTGAAGGGAAGGAGATGTAATCCTGAGGGTTCCCTGTCTTGAATTGCATGGCGGAACTATGAAATTTGCTGTAACTTAATTATCTTTTTAGAGTGATCTAAACTAAGTGTCTGTCTTACAGCTTATTCCCTAATTCCCCAGACGGATTGTTGTAGCTGTGGTAACTTGCAGGTGGTTGCTTTGTGCTAGCACGTTTCATTTTGTCGTGCAGAGGTACCCTGCGTGGGTAAGAGCTGGCAGTTCTCCAGCAGCGGTGGTGTCTGGGTTCCCACAGTACCGTTAGTACAGCTTGCCTAGGAAAAGCCAGAGATGTTATAAGCTGCTTGCCATAAATTCCAGAAGGCTGAAAAGCTACAGCAGTTGGGCCAAGGGCGCTGTGtgtgttttaagaaatgtattcctttgctttctctcctctgtgAAAGGGATTATTAGGAGGTTGTGCTCATCCCTCCTGCATGTAAGAGCCAAAGCTTTGATGTGTCGTGGCTCACCTTCCTTGTTGGGTGTGGCCTTatcttttcctgtgcttttgttGTCTCTTCTGTCCACTGGTGTTAATGCTACGTGTTTAATGCCAAGTCTTGAGAATCACGAGACTTGGTCCCTGGCActcttcagaggaaaagaaaaacttatcCTCTTAGGCTGAGGGATCAGTTGAAAAGCATGCAAGTTCAAGTCAAATCTTGTCTTCCCTGCAGGTTCTCTGGTGGTTAATTACCCCTTTGATGACGATGAACAAGGAATAGCCATATACAGTAAATCTCCAGACGATGCTGTGTTTCAGCAGCTGGCACTTTCCTACTCCAAGGTAAAGCTCTAATGGGAAAACAGCTCATCCTGCTAGGGTAATTCCTGATGCTGTCATGAGCCCTTTGAGCAGGCACCCACATGTGCAGACTCCTCGGGTCACAGCAGAAGGGTCCTGTGGGACGCTCTCTTTCCATGCTTGGATGGCCAgtgtgctctgcctgcaggcacTGTAGGAGAGCTCTGTGCAGACACGGGGCCCATAGCAGTGGTttacacacacacgtgtgctGAAGGGTGCTAGAAAATGCTGTATGTACACTAGGAGGAGAGTGAGGATGTCCGAGTTGTGTTTGGGTGTGGGACAgtctgctggtgctgcagctgtaCAAATGCACACCTGCTTGAAAGGTCTGTTTGGTAACACTGAGCGTGTGACTAATGTTGGGACAGAAGTGCCAGTGGCTGTAGAGTACAGGCTGAGCTCCACGTGTCACGtcttttgtttcaggaaaacaaaaagatgtatCAGGGAAGTCCCTGTAAGGATATGTACCCCACAGAGTACTTTCCACATGGCATCACAAATGGGGCCCAGTGGTACAACGTTCCAGGTAAAGTCAACCTTAAATCTCTCGTTTATCTCCAAGTTAATGCATGTGCAGCTTAAAGAATTCGGTTTCATCAGTCACAAACTCTGCGTTGGTCAGTCCAGATTGTGGGAATTTGGGTTTCTTTTGTAACTTCTTAAATAATGTACCCAGATTAAATCATTGCGGAGGGAAGGAATTTATAGTGTAGTATTTCTGGCTAGCCAGCAGTATGAAAGGCATTTACAAGAAGGTTGGTTATCAGTCTGCTATTCTGACATCCCCCTGAAGCATGAATCTTGCCCTGTGTAAAAGCCTTTTCACTTCAGTATAAAATGCATGCTGTTAGATACTAGAGAAAgatgaaatactgatttttaatctttttttgaGCTGTGGTACAACTCTGCCTTCAGGAGACCTTGTCAAAACTTTTCTTGCGTTCCTGTTGTAGGTGGGATGCAGGACTGGAATTACTTAAATACAAACTGCTTTGAAGTGACCATTGAGCTGGGCTGTGTGAAATACCCaaaagcagaggagctgccGAAGTACTGGGAGCAGAACCGTAGATCTCTCCTCCAGTTCATTAAACAGGTGAGCCAATTTGATGCCCAAGCACATGCGTGAGCTGCCTCTTGGGGTCTGGATTAGACGTGCCAGAGTAAACAGGTTGGTCTGCACACTGAGGCAAGTGCTGCTTCCTGGCCAGACTAGGTCCCTGCTCCACAGAAATCCTTCCCATCCAAACATGCCTCGattccccctctcccctcctcaaCATACCAAAAAGTCTGTATGGAAACAGCAGCCAGGTGATGCAGGTGTGAGCACTTTGTTTACCAATACCTCCCTTCTCCCTAGGCTGGTGGCCCTTATGTGCCATTTCCAGCTGGGTCACGGCTGGTGGTAGTGCGGTGCACCTGGGGCATGCAAACAAAGGTGTGGAGCAGAGCGTACTGTGGTGGCATCATGAGCCAAACAATTGCCCATTGTACTCAGGTGATCTTTGTCCATGCCAGCTGCTGGCGGGCTTAACCTGAGCCCTCTTGGGACATGCCGCTCCTCTGGAAACGCGGAGCCTCCCGGGGAGCTGGTGGGGTCTGGGTGTCAGCGCTCCCACCATGGtgtgtggggtgggggcagagCGAGGGCTGGCTCTGAGCAGGGCTCCGGGTCTGTGCTCAGGTTCACCGCGGCATCTGGGGATTTGTGCTGGATGCCACGGACGGAAGGGGCATTCTCAACGCCACCATCAGCGTTGCCGACATCAACCACCCCGTGACCACCTACAAGGACGGAGACTACTGGCGCCTCTTGGTCCAGGGGACGTACAAAGTCACAGCATCTGCCCGAGGGTGAGCACGTCACTGCACAGGGAACAAACAGCTGCACGATTGCCACAGCGCACTCCTGATTTTCCCAGTCAAGAGTTAACAAAATCGTGCTACCCTGGTGTCAGGGACTGTTAATCTGGTGACAGTGCAGAGTACAAATCTTCCCTTGTTTGGAGGTGGTGCGGTGAAGTAGTTGATAACCTGATGTCTTGAAGGGAAATGCTCATGCAGGCAGCTGCCCGCAGAAATTACTTCAACAGCTGCCAAAAGCTTGTTGCTCTTTGGGTTAAAGCTGCCTGACTTCTTGTCCTGCCAGTCTGCCACGTAACCCTGCAACACCTGAGCCAAAAGCAGCTCAGTGCCATGCAGGGCTCTGAGCTGCTCCCTGTCCTCCTGCCATTTCTCTGTCCCTTTTGAAGTGTtcttgctgcttgcttttatGCTGCTTGCTTCTTTTGGCTAGAGAGCAGTCCCACGTTGAGTGCCTAGTCAGCAAGGGGGATGGCTTGGTGTGTGAAGCTTCGGCCCCTGACATCTCCTTGTGCCTTCTCTTCCTGGGCAGGTACGATCCAGTCACTAAGACCGTGGAAGTCGACAGCAAAGGTGGGGTGCAGGTCAACTTCACTCTTTCACGGACAGATGCCAAAGCGGAAGAGGGGAAGGTGCCGGTCCTGAACACCCCAGACACCAGCGACCCCAACGAGAAGGAGTTTGAGACTCTGATCAAAGATCTGTCTGCTGAAAACGGCCTGGAGCGCCTCCTGCTTGCCTCGTCGGGGAAAGTCTCTCCTTACCGATACCGCCCCTACAAGGACCTCTCTGAGTTCCTCCGAGGCCTCTATCTGAACTACCCGCACATCACAAATCTCACCAGGTGAAAACTCAAAGCAGCAATGCTCAGctcctccctgagcagcagcagtctgTGGCAGGGAAGTAGTGAAATAATGAGCTGTGAGCGCAGTGCAGAGGTGGGGAGCTTGTTTCTGCCTGTCCCTGTGGTGCCTGAGTTCAGAGGAGCCCCGTGTGTAAGGGCATGGTGGCAGAtcatgggctgcagggacctGCAGACCACAtccctgtgttttttcctgagACCTCATTTTACTGACGAACCCAGGGTGCTGTCAGCTACCCAGCTGCCTGGGACTAGTGATATTCCCAGCAATGATACCCCAGGtatctgcaaatatttgtttcgtgttttctatttcctcccttttccaAATCCTTTATGACGTCTACCCTGCTAAAGAGTTCCCAGCAAAAGTGTTCAAATTTGGCTTACAAGCCTTAGAATTagaatatcttgagttggaaggggcccatGAGGATCATCAAATCCAATGGCTTTTTAAACTATCTGCCTTCAGATTTTAACTAATAGCATGAGATGTTTGAGTTAATGTGCTCTGAGCCAAGGTCTCTGCCCCCCTGCAGGTGACCAGCTGTCTGTTGTCCTCTGCTCACCTTTGTGACCTGTAGCACTTACCCTCTGTCAATGTTAAAAGGCATAAATCCGGTCTCTTTGTCCCCGGGACCCTGATTGCTTGTTGTCACCAGGCACAATGTGCTCATGTGCTGTCCCTGCTGGTGCCAAGGCTGCCTTTCTGATCTGTAGCCTCTATTGTCCTTCCAGTTGCATCAGCCCCGATTGTGTTCCCTGCTTTGCCTGCATTCAGTTTGCTAACTTAAAGGCACGACTGTAGCAACAACTTCTACTGGAAATAGGCCTGCTTTTGTCCTTGAAACTGGGCGCTTTCTAAATTAGTTTGATGTCCAGATGTATCCTGCACTgactggggagaggggaggaaaaacaaaacagaaggaaaaaaacaaacacacaggaaGCACAGAGGCATTTAGCCGTTCTACATCTGGAGTGGTGTTGTAGGCTATATAGAGAAATATGGAGCATTGGGTGTCCTGTTCACCTCTACCTGGGTGCTTTTTCACACAGATGTTTGTGTTCAGACTGATGTTCACAGTGGATGTGGTTCGGTGCTGCTGCAAATCTTCTTTTTGTGATGTGGCTGAGTTTTGTGTGTCACTTGTGGTCTAGGCAGCAGTTCCTTTCCGCACCGGCACTTCTCGTAAGGCCAGGCCAGGGGAGCGGCTCTGTTCCTGAGCTGACGCTCTGGTTTCTCATCTCTTGGCAGTCTGGGTCAGAGTGTTGAGTTCCGTCAGATCTGGTCCCTTGAGATCTCCAACAAGCCCAACCAGTCCGAGCCTGAGGAGCCCAAGATCCGCTTCATTGCTGGTATTCATGGAAACGCCCCTGTCGGTACGGAGCTGCTCCTGGCACTGGCAGAATTTCTTTGCATGAACTACAAGAAGAACACTGCTGTTACAAAGGTGAGGAGCTGATATGAGGGCATGATGGTCTTGGCACCCTCCAATTATATCCTGAGAAGACAGTGCTCATCGAGAGAGACCTGTCTCATTAATACTGGCTTGCAGGTTGCGGTGGTCCCATGCACAAAGGGGAGGCCTTGTGAGATCCATGGGGCCAGTGGGAACCACTGAAATCAATATAAGCAGCTGTTCCTAGGATAAGAGCAAGGTAAATGAGGTGTAGAGAAAACGAGGCCCACTAATTGTACTTTATGTGCCGTTTCCCCCTGCTTTTTTCAGCTGATTGACCGAACGCGGATTGTGATTGTGCCTTCCCTGAATCCAGATGGACGTGAGATAGCGCAGGAGAGAGGCTGCACCTCGAAGATAGGCCACACGAATGCTCATGGCAGAGATCTGGACACAGACTTCACAAGTAAAGCAAACTAATGCAAGCTGATGTGTGGTGTCCCTGTACAGATGCAGGCTGTAGTAGATATCTGCTAGCCTCTGTAGGGTTGGGTGTAGTCATTTGGTTACAGGGTCTACCTGTAAAAAGAGCAGCATTCCCGCCTCAGAGCTGAAGCAGCACGGCTGCTGGGAAGCTTCCAAAGCTTGAATACTCCTTACAGATGATAATTGTCAGTCCTTTATTTGAAAAGGAGAAGGTGAAGCAGAGTTGTTTAGGAATAGTCCAGAGATTAGacaatacttaatattttttcctgttagttgATTTCTTTCAACCCTAAGTTCCTGAAAATGTTCTCTACTCATGCTCCCTGGGAACAGTCTCCTTTTTTCATGCTCTTatggtttctttttaactgcATGGTGTTATCTGCAGAG is part of the Cygnus atratus isolate AKBS03 ecotype Queensland, Australia chromosome 20, CAtr_DNAZoo_HiC_assembly, whole genome shotgun sequence genome and harbors:
- the CPD gene encoding carboxypeptidase D isoform X3, translating into MRPAAGHGRSQRFVGCHTLFAEFLLSGNLHGGSVVASYPYDDSPTHRPTGVYSKSADDEVFKYLAKAYASHHPIMRTGKPNCPGEEGETFQDGITNGAQWYDVEGGMQDYNYVWANCFEITLELSCCKYPPTSELQQEWENNRESLLTFIEKVHIGVKGFVRDAITGAGLENATIVVAGIAHNITAGKFGDYHRLLVPGTYNVTAVVMGYAPVTKENVEVKEGDATVVDFSLQPTVVAPDPNLTQFTATPAPLSTSTPSVAQAEPPGTTSHHQAVQPVDFRHHHFSDMEIFLRRYANEYPSITRLYSVGKSVELRELYVMEISDNPGIHEAGEPEFKYIGNMHGNEVVGRELLLNLIEYLCKNFGTDPEVTDLVRSTRIHVMPSMNPDGYEKSQEGDRGGTVGRNNSNNYDLNRNFPDQFFQVTDPPQPETLAVMSWLKTYPFVLSANLHGGSLVVNYPFDDDEQGIAIYSKSPDDAVFQQLALSYSKENKKMYQGSPCKDMYPTEYFPHGITNGAQWYNVPGGMQDWNYLNTNCFEVTIELGCVKYPKAEELPKYWEQNRRSLLQFIKQVHRGIWGFVLDATDGRGILNATISVADINHPVTTYKDGDYWRLLVQGTYKVTASARGYDPVTKTVEVDSKGGVQVNFTLSRTDAKAEEGKVPVLNTPDTSDPNEKEFETLIKDLSAENGLERLLLASSGKVSPYRYRPYKDLSEFLRGLYLNYPHITNLTSLGQSVEFRQIWSLEISNKPNQSEPEEPKIRFIAGIHGNAPVGTELLLALAEFLCMNYKKNTAVTKLIDRTRIVIVPSLNPDGREIAQERGCTSKIGHTNAHGRDLDTDFTSNYSWYSGTREPETKAIIENLILKQDFSLSVALDGGSLLVTYPFDNPTQTVENKETLKHLASVYANNHPLMHLGQPGCPNKSDENIPGGVIRGSEWHSHLGSMKDFSVTFGHCPEITVYTSCCYFPSTGQLPGLWADHRKSLLSMLVEVHKGVHGFVQDKSGKAISKATIVLNEGLRVYTKEGGYFHVLLAPGLHNINAIADGYQQKHMKVLVRHDAPSSVFIVFDMENRVFGLPRELVVTVAGASMSALVLTACIIWCVCSIKSNRHKDGFHRLRQHHDDYEDEIRMMSTGSKKSLLSHEFQDETDTEEETLYSSKH
- the CPD gene encoding carboxypeptidase D isoform X2, which produces MTGKCRSWEADVCTRYCRKVKQELMRPAAGHGRSQRFVGCHTLFAEFLLSGNLHGGSVVASYPYDDSPTHRPTGVYSKSADDEVFKYLAKAYASHHPIMRTGKPNCPGEEGETFQDGITNGAQWYDVEGGMQDYNYVWANCFEITLELSCCKYPPTSELQQEWENNRESLLTFIEKVHIGVKGFVRDAITGAGLENATIVVAGIAHNITAGKFGDYHRLLVPGTYNVTAVVMGYAPVTKENVEVKEGDATVVDFSLQPTVVAPDPNLTQFTATPAPLSTSTPSVAQAEPPGTTSHHQAVQPVDFRHHHFSDMEIFLRRYANEYPSITRLYSVGKSVELRELYVMEISDNPGIHEAGEPEFKYIGNMHGNEVVGRELLLNLIEYLCKNFGTDPEVTDLVRSTRIHVMPSMNPDGYEKSQEGDRGGTVGRNNSNNYDLNRNFPDQFFQVTDPPQPETLAVMSWLKTYPFVLSANLHGGSLVVNYPFDDDEQGIAIYSKSPDDAVFQQLALSYSKENKKMYQGSPCKDMYPTEYFPHGITNGAQWYNVPGGMQDWNYLNTNCFEVTIELGCVKYPKAEELPKYWEQNRRSLLQFIKQVHRGIWGFVLDATDGRGILNATISVADINHPVTTYKDGDYWRLLVQGTYKVTASARGYDPVTKTVEVDSKGGVQVNFTLSRTDAKAEEGKVPVLNTPDTSDPNEKEFETLIKDLSAENGLERLLLASSGKVSPYRYRPYKDLSEFLRGLYLNYPHITNLTSLGQSVEFRQIWSLEISNKPNQSEPEEPKIRFIAGIHGNAPVGTELLLALAEFLCMNYKKNTAVTKLIDRTRIVIVPSLNPDGREIAQERGCTSKIGHTNAHGRDLDTDFTSNYSWYSGTREPETKAIIENLILKQDFSLSVALDGGSLLVTYPFDNPTQTVENKETLKHLASVYANNHPLMHLGQPGCPNKSDENIPGGVIRGSEWHSHLGSMKDFSVTFGHCPEITVYTSCCYFPSTGQLPGLWADHRKSLLSMLVEVHKGVHGFVQDKSGKAISKATIVLNEGLRVYTKEGGYFHVLLAPGLHNINAIADGYQQKHMKVLVRHDAPSSVFIVFDMENRVFGLPRELVVTVAGASMSALVLTACIIWCVCSIKSNRHKDGFHRLRQHHDDYEDEIRMMSTGSKKSLLSHEFQDETDTEEETLYSSKH